One genomic segment of Centroberyx gerrardi isolate f3 chromosome 4, fCenGer3.hap1.cur.20231027, whole genome shotgun sequence includes these proteins:
- the aqp9a gene encoding aquaporin-9a, translated as MEIKHRRSMRQHCALKHGILKEFLAEFLGTFVLVLFGCGSVAQTVLSRNTLGEPLTVHIGFSVGLMMAVYVAGGVSGGHVNPAVSLAMVILGKLKIWKFPFYVIAQFLGGFAGAAAVFGLYYDAFMDFTSGILSVTGINATGHIFASYPARHLSVLGGFIDQVVGTGMLVLCILAIIDGGNIGAPKGVEPLAIGLIIMAIGVSMGLNCGYPLNPARDLGPRLFTAVAGWGMEVFSTADYWWWIPVAGPMVGGVVAAVVYYLLIEMHHHRHEEPEKPHEEEEEEEEEEDEDSSLKDKYEMITMS; from the exons ATGGAAATAAAACACAGGAGAAGCATGAGGCAACACTGTGCTCTGAAACATGGAATACTCAAGGAATTCCTGGCAGAATTCCTGGGAACTTTTGTCTTGGTT ttgttTGGCTGTGGGTCCGTCGCTCAGACTGTCCTCAGCCGCAACACCCTGGGCGAGCCGCTCACCGTCCACATCGGCTTCTCTGTAGGACTGATGATGGCAGTGTATGTGGCTGGTGGAGTGTCAG GAGGCCATGTGAACCCTGCTGTGTCTCTGGCCATGGTTATCCTGGGCAAACTGAAGATCTGGAAGTTTCCCTTCTATGTCATTGCTCAGTTTCTCGGTGGTtttgctggagctgctgcagtcttTGGATTATACTATG ATGCTTTCATGGACTTCACCAGTGGGATTCTGTCGGTGACGGGCATCAATGCAACAGGTCACATCTTTGCTTCCTACCCTGCCAGACACCTGTCGGTCCTGGGCGGCTTCATTGATCAG GTTGTGGGGACCGGCATGCTGGTCTTGTGCATCCTGGCTATCATTGATGGGGGAAACATTGGAGCTCCCAAAGGTGTGGAGCCGCTGGCCATCGGCCTGATCATCATGGCCATCGGTGTGTCTATGGGACTGAACTGCGGCTACCCGCTGAACCCGGCCAGAGACCTGGGACCCCGGCTGTTCACTGCTGTGGCAGGATGGGGCATGGAGGTGTTCAG CACCGCAGACTACTGGTGGTGGATCCCGGTGGCGGGGCCCATGGTGGGGGGCGTGGTCGCCGCCGTCGTCTACTACCTCCTCATCGAGATGCACCACCACCGCCACGAGGAGCCAGAGAAGCCccacgaggaggaagaggaggaggaagaggaggaggacgaggacagCAGTCTGAAGGACAAATATGAGATGATCACCATgagctaa
- the LOC139909506 gene encoding cingulin-like protein 1 codes for MESHRMSGSPDIRLQRGCMQQHGSRGSHDDLFGVRVQVQGFKGHPYVVLNSGGQESHRDVSVITHQAGYNPGVARVSPLGESVDEGPADRPAQYGRSPAEFRESQRTAASSAFHYQRHPEILRPYDPASNNLNLLVPSQTSSVARPGQIHTGLPPETTQAAKATKAKIPLPAEGPGGDQGEAQSEAPSSGGATPARSPNSVDTDSFSSVGRLIDRFNSSQRRGRCGPRNRLDPEECRRSRSVDSSRRSDSSSSSSSSSSCSATSSLKGIRGETSGGMRAPGSPRAQFFSGESSLASQREESKSTTLLKGQHGKEPMSPRALKVLNRLEKSAVSRSSCDQTDESDERDTQVTPDLLKGQQELSVDPNEDTAKQILFTYLKDGTTDNDPTTQRKVNLLFERINKLKWKTAENVEEEEEKDHAAEAKLLQEKQAALEKEVSELKKQLQVETKNEKTLAKACEKARTEKKNLQEELAKSQEELNKLRDRLAEMEEKLQSTKQELARMKAERDRSKTEMKDLQQQLSEMHDELDQAKKMEVVNAEKEVLLKDLAQLRVDFQEILQVQEEQEEVLHRRERELSALKGALKEEVEMHDKDMATLKEEFEQEVQTLLRAVEQAKESNDLLGQEKVEADEERGAAKVQVKSLSQERDQLRGKVQGLESKVDQLSHTIQQSKDLEKLLEQRANQLEREKQQVEEVLMDVRRKEEEMCQSNQSLLTRLEDVQSKLTKLNHEHRDLKEKLKDERKQIEELWRTKCELEEERRLQDRTVEQLQKKMNSIMEECEASTDTLQNLVDEAREKSQRELAELRRQLQEKGVELEKSRQTAKKLQEELLPLEEDLRRCRREQQEAQLRGRQLEQRVEELEERNSARVDERGRQVKLMEGRISQLEEDLSEERSSADRLMERVDKSKDQMDQMRNELQQERAVRQDLECDKTSLERQNKDLRSRVTHLEASQRNNQDSLVSKLNTRIQELEERLQGEERDNNNLQQANRKLERRVKEMKMQGDEEHITLESQRDQLTQRLKTAKRQMDEAEEEIERLEHAKKKLQRDLDEQLEANEQLHGQLSALRSEMRRKKKSTPLMMIVEDDMNDVDDFGSD; via the exons ATGGAGTCTCACAGAATGAGCGGTTCTCCAGACATCAGGCTGCAGAGAGGCTGCATGCAGCAGCACGGCTCCAGAGGAAGCCACGACGACTTATTCGGCGTGAGGGTGCAAGTCCAAGGGTTCAAAGGTCACCCGTATGTGGTTCTGAACAGCGGCGGGCAGGAGAGCCACAGGGACGTGTCTGTCATCACTCACCAGGCCGGGTACAACCCAGGCGTGGCGAGGGTGTCTCCGCTTGGTGAGTCTGTGGACGAAGGACCGGCTGACAGACCGGCGCAGTATGGACGTTCACCAGCTGAGTTTAGGGAGTCACAGAGGACTGCGGCCTCCAGTGCTTTTCATTATCAGAGACACCCAGAGATTCTCAGACCTTACGATCCTGCCAGCAACAACCTCAACCTCCTCGTTCCGTCACAAACTTCTTCAGTTGCCCGACCGGGGCAAATACACACCGGCCTTCCGCCTGAGACGACCCAGGCTGCTAAAGCGACCAAAGCCAAGATCCCTCTGCCTGCCGAGGGCCCCGGGGGAGACCAGGGTGAAGCCCAGAGCGAGGCGCCTTCCTCAGGCGGAGCGACCCCTGCACGGTCCCCAAACTCAGTGGACACAGACTCCTTCTCCTCCGTCGGGAGGCTGATAGACCGGTTCAACAGCTCCCAGCGGAGGGGAAGGTGTGGCCCGAGGAACAGGCTGGACCCGGAGGAGTGCAGGAGGTCACGCAGTGTGGACAGCAGCCGCAGGTcagactcttcctcctcctcctcctcctcctcctcctgcagcgccACCTCCTCTCTGAAGGGCATCAGGGGCGAGACCTCAGGTGGGATGCGTGCTCCCGGGTCGCCCAGGGCCCAGTTCTTCAGCGGAGAATCCAGCTTGGCaagccagagagaggagagcaagtCCACCACGCTGCTCAAAGGACAACACGGAAAGGAGCCGATGTCTCCGCGGGCGTTGAAAGTGCTTAACAGACTGGAGAAATCCGCTGTGTCCAGATCGTCCTGCGACCAAACTGACGAATCtgatgagagagacacacag GTCACTCCTGATCTTCTGAAAGGACAGCAAGAGCTTTCAGTAGACCCGAATGAagacacagcaaaacaaatacTGTTCACCTACCTCAAGGATGG TACAACTGATAATGATCCCACCACCCAGAGGAAAGTCAACCTGTTGTTTGAAAGGATCAACAAACTGAAGTGGAAGACTGCTGAgaatgtggaggaggaggaggagaaa GATCATGCTGCTGAGGCGAAGCTGTTGCAGGAGAAGCAGGCAGCGCTGGAGAAAGAAGTGTCTGAGCTGAAGAAACAGCTGCAAGTGGAGACAAAG aatGAAAAGACTCTGGCCAAGGCCTGTGAAAAGGCAcggacagagaagaagaacctTCAGGAGGAATTGGCCAAAAGTCAGGAGGAGCTGAACAAACTCAGGGACAGACTGGCTGAGATGGAGGAAAAACTTCAGTCAACCAAACAAGA GCTGGCCCGGATGAAggcggagagagacagatctaAGACAGAGATGAAAGACCTTCAGCAGCAGCTGTCTGAGATGCACGATGAGCTGGACCAAGCCAAGAAGATGGAGGTGGTAAATGCAGAGAAAGAAGTCCTGCTGAAG GATTTGGCCCAGCTGCGGGTGGACTTTCAGGAGATCCTACaggtgcaggaggagcaggaggaggtgctgcaccggagggagagggagctcaGTGCGCTGAAGGGGGCgctgaaggaggaggtggaaatgCATGACAAAGACATGGCCACCCTGAAGGAAGAATTTGAACAGGAGGTCCAGACGCTCCTGAGGGCTGTAGAGCAGGCTAAAGAG AGCAATGATCTGCTTGGACAAGAGAAGGTGGAGGCAGACGAGGAGAGAGGTGCAGCGAAGGTGCAGGTGAAGTCTCTGagccaggagagagaccagctgaGAGGAAAGGTGCAGGGGCTGGAGAGCAAGGTGGATCAGCTCAGCCACACAATCCAGCAGTCCAAAGACTTGGAGAAACTACTGGAGCAAAGAGCAAACCAgctggag agggagaagcagcaggTGGAGGAAGTGTTGATGGatgtgaggaggaaggaggaggagatgtgTCAGTCGAACCAATCCCTGCTCACTCGCCTGGAGGATGTGCAG AGCAAGTTGACCAAACTCAACCATGAGCACAGGGACCTGAAAGAGAAGCTCAAGGATGAGAGGAAACAAATCGAAGAGCTGTGGAGGACAAAATGcgaactggaggaggagaggaggctgcaggaCAGGACTGTGGAGCAACTGCAGAAGAAG ATGAACAGCATCATGGAGGAGTGCGAGGCGTCGACGGACACACTTCAGAACCTGGTGGACGAGGCCAGAGAGAAGAGTCAGAGGGAGCTGGCCGAGCTGCGGAGACAGCTGCAGGAAAAGGGAGTGGAGCTGGAGAAATCCAGACAGACGGCCAAAAAACTGCAGGAAGAG CTGCTTCCTCTGGAGGAAGACCTGCGGCGGTGTCGCAGGGAGCAGCAGGAGGCCCAGCTGAGGGGCCGGCAGCTGGAGCagagggtggaggagctggaggagaggaactCAGCCAGAGTGGACGAGCGAGGCCGACAGGTCAAACTCATGGAG ggaCGTATCAGTCAGCTGGAAGAGGATCTCAGCGAGGAGCGCAGCAGTGCCGACCGCCTGATGGAGCGAGTCGACAAAAGCAAAGACCAG ATGGATCAGATGAGGaatgagctgcagcaggagagagcagtCAGGCAGGACCTGGAGTGTGACAAGACGAGCCTGGAGAGACAG AATAAAGACCTGCGGAGCAGAGTGACTCATCTGGAGGCGTCCCAGAGGAACAACCAGGACTCCTTGGTCTCCAAACTTAACACCCGCATCCAGGAACTAGAGGAGAGGTTgcaaggagaagagag AGACAACAACAACCTGCAGCAAGCAAACCGCAAACTGGAGCGCAGGGTGAAGGAGATGAAGATGCAGGGGGACGAGGAACACATCACTCTGGAGAGCCAGAGAGACCAG CTGACTCAGAGACTGAAGACAGcaaagagacagatggacgaAGCGGAGGAGGAGATCGAGCGTCTGGAACATGCGAAAAAGAAGCTACAGAGAGATCTGGACGAGCAGCTAGAGGCCAACGAGCAGCTCCACGGCCAGCTCAGCGCTCTGCGCAGCGAGATGAG GCGTAAGAAGAAATCAACCCCACTCATGATGATTGTGGAGGATGATATGAACGACGTCGACGACTTTggctctgactga
- the LOC139909530 gene encoding transcription factor 12-like, which yields MYCAYPVSGTGNNNSLMYCYNMKPVYGQSPNNDDINQNSSSHPSNKAPSNVFASTFFEGTSNSPDIWNAVNGLNQQGYEGALGAATSLQTQLGSYSNLPSHTHLDYSPHSVMAADINRSLPPMSTFHRNNTASRTPSVNTSENSTVSGSQGNVSGGSQTGDALGKALASIYSPDHTSSSFPSSSSTPVRSPSPLLSSAEPTVTNMWPRGSVQAPVSPNYESSLISMSQVEDRLDRLDDVIHVLRNHAVGPTAGLPTDIHSLLNQAHHGLPGSANALPLSCHTSAMVEAVNMNNNHAAFQSRTQNGHPYPARQRATLQTLQGGGRGALGVLASLELKMEGGEREEMMHTGHSHSSDSQRSDEESEHKQQGDSSTSIHEDEDLSPEQKAERERDRRMANNARERLRVRDINEAFKELGHMCQLHLKSEKPQTKLLVLHQAVAVILSLEQQVRERNLNPKAACLRRREEEKASAAMTDPQSMHLAFHPGLTDAANPMGHL from the exons ATGTACTGTGCTTATCCTGTCTCTGGGACAGGCAACAACAACTCATTGATGTATTGCTACAACATGAAACCA gtttatgGGCAGTCTCCCAATAATGATGACATCAACCAAAACTCATCTTCACATCCATCCAACAAGGCGCCCAGCAATGTTTTTGCAAGCACGTTCTTTG AGGGGACAAGCAATTCACCTGACATCTGGAACGCTGTAAATGGGCTGAACCAGCAGGGCTATGAAGGTGCGCTGGGAGCGGCCACATCCCTCCAAACACAGCTGGGGAGCTACAGCAACCTGCCGTCACACACTCACCTG GACTACTCTCCACATTCAGTAATGGCTGCAGATATCAACAGGAGTCTCCCGCCCATGTCCACTTTCCACCGCAACAACACTGCATCACGCACTCCATCCGTCAACACCTCAGAGAACTCTACAG TCTCAGGGAGCCAGGGCAACGTGTCAGGAGGGTCACAGACAGGCGACGCCTTGGGCAAAGCTCTGGCCTCT ATTTATTCCCCTGATCACACCAGCAGCAGCTTCCCCTCCAGCTCGTCCACACCGGTGAGGTCTCCGTCCCCACTGCTGAGCTCCGCTGAGCCCACAG ttACCAACATGTGGCCCCGGGGTTCAGTTCAGGCACCAGTCTCACCAAATTACGAGTCCTCTCTTATATCAATG TCTCAGGTGGAGGACCGTCTGGACAGACTGGACGATGTGATCCACGTCCTGAGGAACCACGCCGTGGGTCCCACGGCCGGCCTGCCCACCGACATCCACAGCTTGCTGAACCAGGCGCACCATGGCCTCCCGGGCTCCGCCAACGCTCTGCCGCTGTCCTGCCACACATCGGCCATG GTTGAAGCTGTCAACATGAACAACAACCACGCAGCCTTCCAGAGCCGCACACAAAATGGCCACCCGTACCCAGCCAGACAGCGGGCCACACTTCAGACCCTGCAAGGCGGAGGCAGAG GTGCCCTGGGAGTCCTGGCTAGCCTGGAGCTGAAGATGGAGGGCggggaaagggaggagatgATGCACACCGGTCACAGCCACAGCTCCGACAGCCAGAGATCAGATGAGGAGAGCGAACACAAACAACAAGGAGACAGCAGCACCAG TATCCATGAGGACGAGGACCTGAGCCCCGAGCAAAAGGCAGAGCGCGAGCGTGACAGGAGGATGGCCAACAACGCCCGCGAGCGCCTCCGCGTGCGGGACATCAACGAGGCCTTCAAGGAGCTGGGCCACATGTGCCAGCTGCACCTGAAGAGCGAGAAGCCGCAGACCAAGCTGCTGGTGCTGCACCAGGCCGTGGCTGTGATTCTCAGTCTGGAacagcaggtcagag AGAGGAACCTGAACCCCAAGGCAGCGTGTCTgcgcaggagggaggaggagaaggcgtCTGCCGCCATGACAGATCCGCAGTCCATGCATCTAGCGTTCCACCCCGGTCTGACAGACGCTGCCAACCCTATGGGCCATCTCTGA